In Oreochromis niloticus isolate F11D_XX linkage group LG12, O_niloticus_UMD_NMBU, whole genome shotgun sequence, the DNA window TATGATTAATTCTACTTGTTGAAAAGCAGCTAATGGCATCTTCATTCTCAAACTACACAACTTTCTATAACATCATTATCTTAGTTCACAAAGATAAGGGTCAACAACCAAACATCTTAGGCTGAAATAAGAATATGAGTGATAAAGGTGAGCAGCCATAACAACATGATGAGCCTCAGCAAACACTGGAGGTCATGTAACCTTCCACACAAATGCCGCTGCCAGGCCAAGTGTGGAGAAGAGGAGACAAACAAACCTCTTATGGATTTTGCAGAAGATTATTTCATTTAGACtatatactatactatactatactatactatactacTATATAGTATAATTTGAAGGACAATCATTTACTTTCAGGTTGGCTGAGGTTCAGGGCCTAGAGTAGGTCATCTACTAACTGCAAGGGTGGTAGTTAAATCCCTTGCTGATCCACTccgcatgccaaagtatccttgggtaAGATACTGATCCTCGAGTTGCTCGATGCatttaaatgtgaatgttagacagaaagcaTTTAAACGTAGAACTAAAAAAACCTcatatgaatgggtgaatgagacatgcTGTATAAAGTGCTCTGAGTACCAGTGTTGAAAatcactatataagaaccagtccacttTCCTTCCCAATGAGATTTAAACTCCAGTTCAGTTTGAGTGGGAATTGCATATGCTGAGCTCCACCTACTGGTTTCCTGATGTTATTGCAATGGTTACCCACAGAAACTAAAGCTGACATGACATTAATGTGAACTGGCCCCATTCCAGTCCAGCCCTGATTTGTACAGCCTTGAGCTCTATGAATAAAGATTATGTCAATTAGTTATCCAGTTATGTTTCAGTTCCATTCAAGCCCTTAAAAAACGCTcccacttgtctttatttcctATGTTATTCTTCAACATCAACATCACCAAAAATATAAACTATTCAAATATGTACAAAATCCTGTTTTGTTGTAACTGAATTTTAAGGAGGGAGAAGCTTCACATCTCAATATGTGTCAATACATCACTCGTATTTCTAACTTCAGCTCTACAACCAGAAGAATGGTTTGGCTTTTTATCCAGTGGCTGTTCTAGACTCTGTTAGGATCTaggcaaaaacccacagagggATGGGGTGGGTTCATCACTGTATTCATCACCATTATGTTACAAATAATCTCACACCAACAGAAAGATTGCATGCTCAATCACATCACACAGGATGCTCTGTTAGCTAAGTCAAAGTCagagtaaagaaaagaaataatgtCGTGCTACAGGAAGTTCTAATATTCAAGTGTCCCCAACATTTAAGGATAGACTATTTACCATTATATTTAATCATCATCTCGCTGATTTATTGCTTCTATGGCTTtcatttctcctgttttctcttttttcttcatctttctttttatCTTGGTGtcattagatttatattttttacacaATCATAAATGCCACTTGCACAGAGTGAGTGGAGTCAGGTGGGGCTCTCTTTAGAAGGTCAGGTCTCTCATACTTTCACTGCAAACTTTGCACACTTTGGCCCTGCTGGAAAGTTAGTTTGTCAGTCCTCAGCGCCACCCACTGGCATCACTAAGCAATTGCCTGGTTCAGAAAGAAGTCTCTTCTCTTCTGAACACCTGTGTATCATAATGAATCTGCATCAGGTGCAAGTAATCtgtctgtttcctgtcagttgCTTTGGATGCGAGACCTTTGATTGGCTGTCAAGAGAAGATAAATTGGGTGCCTTGACTCCACCTGCCACTGTGCTACAGAAGGAGGAAAGCAGAGTGGTGGTTGTTTTGTGTTGGGTTAACAGACACTAGATTTGGGGCTTCTCAAGCTTACACCTGATATTATTTCTGCTTAAAGCGATGAGCTTTATATTTTGGTAATCTCAAATCATTCTTTTCTTGAGATTTATGACTTCCTTTGATGTAATCACAATAGTTTATTCAaatatgattttgttttttagtgtgTTGCTGCCATGGGTACTTCTTGTTGGGGAGCTTCAAGCAAGTATGAAACGTAAGTCTCATGTAAAGCTAAAATTTAAGTAAAGTATGACAAACATGGTTATTCACTGCTAagtttcatctcttttcagcttCCCATCTTGGCTTTGGAAATGTTGATGCCAGTAAGCAGGTCTCAGGTGACCAGCTTCATCAGTTGCCACACTGGTTCAACCCTTTGCACCAGGACCAGGCCCAGCCTCAGCCTCGGAGCTCTCTTGCTCCTAGCTCTCAGCCCAAGGTCCAACCCCAGTCTCGCAGCTACCTCCCCCGGCCACTGCTGCAAGCTTATGGTTCTCAGCCACAAGTCCAGCCCCTGTCACAGCCCCTGGTGCATGCTCGCAGCTATCAAGCTCAGCCACAGGCTCATAGTTACTGGGCTGAGGCCCACCCCCAGCTGCAGCCTCGCAGTCAAGGCCATCCTGGGATCCAGGGTGCCCCCCAGGCCCATCCCCAGGTCCGTCCCCACACCCAGCCTCGGAGCTTTCTGATTCGTCCCCAAACCCAACCACAGCCTCGTAGGATTCAGGGCCACCCCAAGACCCAGATGCAGTCCCAGCCTCAGCCTCGTACTTTTCAGGGCCAACCCCAGGCACAGACCGAGCTGCAGCCTCGCAGCTTTCAGGGTCCTCCTCAGGTCCGTCCCCAGACCCAGCCTCGTAGCCATCAAGGCCATCCCAAGACCCAGCTGCAGAGCCAGACCCAGCCACAGCCCAGGAGCTTTCAGGGCCATCACCAATTCCAGCCTGAGGGTCATCCCCAGAATCAGTTGCAGCCTCGCAGCTTTCATGGCTATTCCCACCAGCCGCAGCCTCGCATCTATCGTGGCTATCCCCAGGCTCAGCTGAAGTCCCAGCTGCAGTCACAGCCTCAGTCTCGCAGCTTTCAGGGCAATGCCCATCCCAATCCCCAGGTCCAGATCCAGCCTCATAGCCATCAAGGCCATCCCAAGACCCAGCTGCAGAGCCAGACCCAGCCACAGCTTCGCAGCCATCAGGGCCATGCCCAGGTACCGACCCAGCCACAGCCTCGCAGCTTTCAGGGCCATGCCCAGGTCCGTCCCCAGACCCAGCCTCGTAGCCATCAAGGCCATCCCGAGACCCAGCTGCAAAGCCAGACCCAGCCACAGCCCCGCAGCTTTCAGGGCCAGGGCCATGGCCATCCCAAGGCCCAGACCCAGCTGCAGTCTCACAGTTCTCAGCCTGAAAGCAATCAGGCTGATTCACTGGCACAACCTCGTAGTTCTCTGGCCCAGCCCCAAGACCAGCTGCATGCTAGCACTTCTCAGTCCCGGGCCCACCTAAAGCCTCGCAGTCATCATGCTCAGTCCAAGACACAGCCTCATAGTTATTCAGCATATCCACGGGCCCATTCTTACTATCAGG includes these proteins:
- the LOC102080247 gene encoding filaggrin-2 codes for the protein MSFIFCVLLPWVLLVGELQASMKPSHLGFGNVDASKQVSGDQLHQLPHWFNPLHQDQAQPQPRSSLAPSSQPKVQPQSRSYLPRPLLQAYGSQPQVQPLSQPLVHARSYQAQPQAHSYWAEAHPQLQPRSQGHPGIQGAPQAHPQVRPHTQPRSFLIRPQTQPQPRRIQGHPKTQMQSQPQPRTFQGQPQAQTELQPRSFQGPPQVRPQTQPRSHQGHPKTQLQSQTQPQPRSFQGHHQFQPEGHPQNQLQPRSFHGYSHQPQPRIYRGYPQAQLKSQLQSQPQSRSFQGNAHPNPQVQIQPHSHQGHPKTQLQSQTQPQLRSHQGHAQVPTQPQPRSFQGHAQVRPQTQPRSHQGHPETQLQSQTQPQPRSFQGQGHGHPKAQTQLQSHSSQPESNQADSLAQPRSSLAQPQDQLHASTSQSRAHLKPRSHHAQSKTQPHSYSAYPRAHSYYQAQIPIQVRSYPMHPQMMRYQRRPHLQPWVRATATNHQILQGA